CCCACCCAGAAGTAAGGGAAGACTTTCTCGGTGAGGGCGTGTTTGAAAGTGTAGATGAGGGCGTTGTTATGCGGGTCGTGGAAAGACACCCTGCCCTTGTCGCAGTCCAGCTGCACCCTGATCGTCTGCGGGTTCTTTTTCAGGCTCAGGCGCGTCAGAGGGGACGTGCCCGCGAAGTACATCTTGTGGTAAAAGTACACGCACAGGTAGCCGTTGTTCAGGACCGAAGAcaccttctccttcctcttgaCGGACTCTTTCGCCACGCCGACGACCCACGCCGTGTTGTCCCCGACGTGCACGTCCCAGGCCAGCTTGCCCGAGGAGATGCCCTCCCAGCCCAGCACGGCGGTGTCGGGGTCGAACCGCTCGGGGTTGTCGGGCAGCTTCCTCTTCTCGTCGCTGTCGCACACGCTGGTCAGGTCGTCCGACAAGACGAGCCAGGGGGCGGCGGTGTTGGGGTCCAGGGTGACCGGGGCTGAGGAGGACAAGGCAGACGTTCAGCTTCGGTCACTCTCGCTGAAGTTTTCTTGTAGATGTAGCCGGCAGCTTAAAAGCTTAAAAGTGTGAACTCACTGTATCTGGTGATATCTCGCATCTTCTCCCAAACATTGAACATTAAAGACCCCACATATTTGGCCACGTCTATGAGCCCTCCTGGAGCCATATTAGATCCCGCAACTGGACATTGAGCTCTGCgggcagaaaacagaaactcgTTCACAACAAAAGCTAAGGATAGAAAcgcacatttcaaacatttattttccatttttttttaccttgccAGTGTCGTTTTACATTTCTGgcgggggaaagaaaaaaaaaggaaagtgaaatgcatgTTTACGCGAGCGTTCACGCACGTACTCGTGATTTAAAAACGACTCACGTAAAGCACGGAGACGCCCTCCAGagccatctcctcctccagcaggctCATGGACTCGGACACGGACAGTATGTTTCGCTCCACTTCTTCGATCATCTTCCTCATCTCCTCcgtcttctgctcctcctccctcctcagcgCCTCCATCCGGGACTCCTCCTGCTCGTTGAGGAAGGTGCGAAACCTCTCAAACTCCTCGTGGGTGCGTCTTTGCACAAACCTTGCCT
This portion of the Mugil cephalus isolate CIBA_MC_2020 chromosome 22, CIBA_Mcephalus_1.1, whole genome shotgun sequence genome encodes:
- the LOC125000075 gene encoding E3 ubiquitin-protein ligase TRIM35-like, with amino-acid sequence MARRLSLPEADLTCSICYDIFRDPVVLKCSHSFCGPCLQQYWTPHGRSRDCPLCRTQNVDDPVPSLVLKNLCESYVLESEAGEDAAGDEQDSDPGEMCRHHGERLKLFCLTDKKPICVVCHTSRKHKQHECCPISEAVVDVKEKMKSALSSLQEKKEAFDKMKKNYEDTVAHIQAQARFVQRRTHEEFERFRTFLNEQEESRMEALRREEEQKTEEMRKMIEEVERNILSVSESMSLLEEEMALEGVSVLYKCKTTLARAQCPVAGSNMAPGGLIDVAKYVGSLMFNVWEKMRDITRYTPVTLDPNTAAPWLVLSDDLTSVCDSDEKRKLPDNPERFDPDTAVLGWEGISSGKLAWDVHVGDNTAWVVGVAKESVKRKEKVSSVLNNGYLCVYFYHKMYFAGTSPLTRLSLKKNPQTIRVQLDCDKGRVSFHDPHNNALIYTFKHALTEKVFPYFWVGCQQCPLTIKPVQVCLRTAE